In a single window of the Terrirubrum flagellatum genome:
- a CDS encoding ABC transporter ATP-binding protein — MSAPVLEVSDLATHFFTRAGVAKAVDGVSFELARGETLGLVGESGSGKSVTGFSLLGLIDPPGRVVHGSVRLRGEELVGMPIEALRRLRGKRIAMIFQDPMMTLNPVLSIARQMTLAVNAHDKISHVEARQRAIAALTRVGIPDAARRIDDYPHQFSGGMRQRVAIAIALLHDPDVIVADEPTTALDVSIQAQILAEMRGLVRETGAALIWISHDLATVSSLADRIAVMYAGRLVEEGPTARVLRDPRHPYTRGLIDALPSRTEPGRDLPQIPGSTPSLLRLPQGCPFAPRCSHADDLCKTDPPRMVEDLRAYRCHHPFMERAA, encoded by the coding sequence ATGAGCGCGCCGGTTCTGGAGGTCAGCGATCTCGCAACGCATTTCTTTACGCGCGCTGGCGTCGCGAAAGCGGTCGATGGCGTCTCGTTTGAACTCGCGCGTGGGGAAACGCTCGGGCTCGTGGGCGAATCCGGATCAGGCAAGAGCGTCACCGGCTTTTCCCTGCTCGGGCTCATCGATCCGCCCGGACGCGTCGTGCATGGCTCGGTGAGACTGCGCGGCGAAGAACTCGTGGGCATGCCGATCGAAGCGTTGCGGCGCCTGCGCGGCAAGCGCATCGCGATGATCTTTCAGGACCCCATGATGACGCTGAACCCGGTGCTCAGCATCGCCCGGCAGATGACGCTCGCCGTCAATGCGCATGACAAGATTTCGCACGTGGAAGCGCGCCAACGCGCCATCGCGGCGCTGACGCGCGTCGGCATTCCCGACGCGGCGCGGCGCATCGACGACTATCCCCACCAATTCTCCGGCGGCATGCGCCAGCGCGTCGCGATCGCCATCGCGCTTCTGCACGACCCCGACGTCATCGTGGCGGACGAGCCGACGACGGCGCTCGACGTCTCGATTCAGGCGCAGATTCTGGCGGAGATGCGCGGCCTCGTGCGCGAAACCGGGGCCGCGCTGATCTGGATCAGCCATGATCTCGCGACCGTCTCATCGCTCGCCGACCGCATCGCTGTGATGTACGCCGGCCGCCTGGTCGAGGAAGGCCCGACCGCGCGCGTGCTGCGCGACCCGCGGCATCCCTACACGCGCGGTTTGATCGATGCGCTGCCGTCGCGCACCGAACCGGGCCGCGACCTGCCACAGATTCCGGGGTCGACGCCATCGCTGTTGCGTCTTCCGCAAGGCTGTCCTTTCGCGCCGCGCTGCTCACACGCCGACGATCTCTGCAAAACCGATCCGCCGCGCATGGTTGAAGATTTGCGCGCCTATCGTTGCCATCATCCTTTCATGGAGCGCGCGGCATGA
- a CDS encoding ABC transporter permease, with product MTGFVIQRLLQACLVMLVMSALVFIGVYAIGNPIDVLISPDADQRTRAEVIARFGLDRPLWEQYFGFLTRLLHGDMGKSFVFGMPVLDLILSRLPATLELTLAAVIGATLIGVPLGMYAGYRPESPLSKAIMAVSILGFSVPTFWVGILLIFGFAVQLGVLPAGGRGETVSVFGVEWSFLTLDGLKHLFLPALNLSLFKFAMMVRLSRAGTREIMLTDTVKFARAAGLSEAAILGRHVLKLISIPIVTVFGLELGSTMAFAVVTETIFTWPGVGKLIIDSISTLDRPVMVAYLVLVAFLFIVINLSVDLVYAALDPRLRKARA from the coding sequence ATGACGGGTTTCGTTATCCAGCGCCTTCTGCAGGCCTGCCTCGTGATGCTTGTGATGTCGGCGCTGGTTTTTATCGGCGTTTACGCCATCGGCAATCCGATCGATGTGCTGATCTCGCCGGACGCCGACCAGCGCACGCGCGCCGAGGTGATTGCGCGCTTCGGTCTCGACCGACCGCTGTGGGAGCAATATTTCGGCTTTCTCACCCGGCTGCTCCATGGCGATATGGGCAAATCCTTCGTCTTCGGCATGCCGGTCCTCGATCTCATTCTCTCGCGACTGCCGGCAACGCTTGAATTGACTCTCGCCGCGGTGATCGGCGCGACGCTGATCGGCGTGCCGCTCGGCATGTATGCAGGCTACAGGCCGGAAAGCCCACTGTCGAAAGCGATCATGGCCGTCTCGATCCTCGGCTTTTCCGTGCCGACATTCTGGGTCGGCATTCTCCTGATCTTCGGCTTCGCCGTGCAGCTTGGCGTGCTGCCCGCCGGCGGCCGCGGCGAGACCGTCTCGGTCTTTGGCGTCGAATGGAGCTTTCTCACACTCGACGGGCTGAAACATCTCTTCTTGCCCGCACTCAATCTCTCGCTGTTCAAATTCGCCATGATGGTGCGCCTGTCGCGCGCGGGAACGCGCGAGATCATGCTGACCGACACGGTGAAATTCGCGCGCGCCGCCGGGCTCTCGGAAGCCGCGATTCTTGGCCGCCATGTGCTGAAGCTGATCTCGATCCCGATCGTCACCGTGTTCGGGCTCGAACTCGGCTCGACAATGGCTTTCGCGGTCGTCACCGAGACGATCTTCACCTGGCCCGGCGTCGGCAAGCTGATCATCGACTCGATCTCGACGCTCGATCGGCCTGTGATGGTCGCCTATCTCGTGCTGGTCGCTTTCCTCTTCATCGTCATCAACCTCTCGGTCGATCTCGTTTATGCGGCGCTCGATCCGCGCCTGCGCAAGGCGAGGGCGTGA
- a CDS encoding creatininase family protein, translating into MRIADMNWMQTQAQVAKDDRCVIPLGSTEQHAHLSLSVDAILSSRVAEEAAEPLAVPVFPVVNYGLAISFADFPGTIALRLSTLAAIVEDLLDSVHRAGFRRIVFVNGHGGNIPVNAAAQEWLHRHRGAQVKWHDWWNAPKTMAKVKEIDPIASHASWMENFPWTRLPGVQQPPERKPMIDVSMLRQLDPAAKKALLGDGNYGGYYQRPDEDMLAIWAVAVEETREIIRDNWA; encoded by the coding sequence ATGCGCATCGCCGACATGAACTGGATGCAGACGCAGGCCCAGGTCGCGAAAGACGACCGCTGCGTGATCCCGCTCGGCTCGACGGAGCAGCACGCACATTTGAGCCTCAGCGTTGACGCGATCCTCTCCTCGCGCGTCGCGGAAGAGGCGGCCGAACCGCTTGCCGTTCCGGTGTTTCCCGTCGTGAATTACGGGCTCGCCATCTCCTTCGCTGATTTTCCCGGCACGATCGCGCTTCGCCTCTCCACGCTCGCGGCGATCGTCGAAGACCTGCTCGACAGCGTCCATCGCGCAGGCTTCCGCCGCATTGTGTTCGTCAACGGCCATGGCGGCAACATTCCCGTCAACGCCGCCGCGCAGGAATGGCTCCATCGCCATCGTGGCGCACAGGTGAAATGGCATGACTGGTGGAACGCACCGAAAACCATGGCGAAGGTGAAAGAGATCGATCCCATCGCCTCGCACGCCTCATGGATGGAGAATTTTCCCTGGACGCGGCTGCCAGGCGTGCAACAGCCGCCAGAGCGCAAGCCGATGATCGATGTCTCCATGCTGCGCCAACTCGATCCCGCCGCGAAGAAGGCGCTGCTCGGCGACGGCAACTACGGCGGCTACTATCAGCGTCCTGACGAGGACATGCTGGCGATCTGGGCCGTCGCGGTTGAAGAAACGCGCGAGATCATCCGGGACAACTGGGCGTGA
- a CDS encoding dipeptide ABC transporter ATP-binding protein produces the protein MSEPLLRAENLVKHFVAKRSAIGRPLAMVKAVDGVDLEVAAGETLALVGESGCGKSTVGRLLLRLLEPTDGKVTFEGQDIFQLSGGAMRALRRHMQLIFQDPFASLNPRMTVYDAVAEPLMLHGLVPASGRRARVEELLQRVGLKPEQAARYPHEFSGGQRQRVVIARALASEPKLIVCDEAVSALDVSIRAQILNLLRDLQRQLGLALVFISHDLAVVKHIADRVAVMYLGRIVETTSGDELFDNPRHPYTRALLSAIPVPSPSASRNRQILQGDVPSPINPPPGCHLHARCPHVIDRCRVERPLLRSIADAHLAACHRAEELPPAGRLTPLEEQIDPRVADLIARFGARSASVEA, from the coding sequence ATGAGCGAGCCGCTGCTGCGCGCCGAGAATCTGGTCAAGCACTTCGTCGCGAAGCGTTCGGCTATCGGGCGTCCGCTGGCGATGGTGAAGGCGGTTGATGGCGTCGATCTCGAAGTCGCGGCGGGTGAGACGCTGGCGCTCGTCGGTGAATCCGGCTGCGGCAAATCGACGGTTGGCCGCCTGCTGCTGCGCCTTCTCGAGCCAACCGACGGCAAGGTGACGTTCGAGGGACAGGATATTTTCCAGTTATCCGGCGGCGCGATGCGCGCGCTGCGTCGGCATATGCAGCTCATTTTTCAGGACCCGTTCGCATCGCTCAATCCGCGCATGACCGTCTATGACGCGGTCGCGGAGCCTTTGATGCTGCATGGTCTTGTTCCCGCCAGCGGGCGCCGTGCGCGCGTCGAGGAGTTGTTGCAGCGCGTTGGCTTGAAGCCCGAGCAGGCGGCGCGCTATCCCCATGAATTCTCCGGCGGCCAGCGCCAGCGCGTAGTGATCGCGCGCGCGCTGGCGAGCGAGCCGAAGCTGATCGTCTGCGATGAAGCGGTCTCGGCGCTCGACGTCTCGATTCGCGCGCAGATTCTCAATCTCCTGCGCGATCTCCAGCGTCAGCTTGGCCTCGCGCTCGTCTTCATTTCGCATGACCTCGCTGTCGTGAAGCATATCGCCGATCGCGTCGCCGTGATGTATCTCGGCCGTATCGTCGAGACGACGTCAGGCGATGAACTGTTCGACAATCCGCGCCATCCCTATACGCGCGCGCTGTTGTCCGCGATTCCCGTTCCGTCGCCATCTGCAAGCCGCAACCGCCAGATATTGCAGGGCGACGTGCCGAGCCCGATCAATCCGCCGCCCGGTTGTCATCTCCACGCGCGCTGTCCGCATGTGATTGATCGCTGCCGCGTCGAACGTCCGCTGCTGCGTTCGATCGCCGATGCGCATCTCGCGGCTTGCCATCGCGCCGAGGAGTTGCCGCCGGCTGGGCGGCTGACACCGCTTGAAGAGCAGATCGATCCGCGCGTCGCCGATCTGATCGCGCGCTTCGGCGCGCGTTCGGCCTCTGTCGAGGCATGA
- a CDS encoding glucose 1-dehydrogenase — MSMELFNLAGKIALVTGSSQGIGYSIAKGLAQAGAHVVLNGRDPEKLGKARDELLALGLVCHISAFDVTDASEVSAAVQVIEEKVGPIDILVNNAGMQKRGPFVDYDHADWDRMIATNLSSVFYAAQAVAKRMTERGRGKIINIGSVMSELGRPTIIPYTATKGAVKMMTRGMAAELGKHNIQVNAIGPGYFTTELNKALIENEEFNSWVKNRTPAGRWGDTDELIGAAVFLASKASDYVNGHLLMVDGGLTSVV, encoded by the coding sequence ATGTCGATGGAACTGTTCAATCTCGCGGGGAAGATCGCGCTCGTCACCGGATCGAGCCAGGGGATCGGCTATTCGATCGCCAAGGGCCTCGCGCAAGCCGGCGCGCATGTGGTGCTCAATGGCCGCGACCCCGAAAAGCTCGGCAAGGCGCGCGACGAACTGCTCGCGCTCGGCCTCGTCTGCCATATCTCCGCATTCGATGTGACTGATGCGAGCGAAGTCTCCGCGGCCGTGCAGGTGATTGAAGAGAAGGTCGGGCCGATCGATATTCTCGTGAACAACGCCGGCATGCAGAAGCGCGGCCCGTTCGTCGATTACGATCATGCTGACTGGGACAGAATGATTGCAACCAATCTGTCATCCGTTTTCTATGCGGCGCAGGCTGTCGCGAAGCGAATGACCGAGCGCGGCCGCGGCAAGATCATCAATATCGGCTCCGTGATGAGCGAGCTCGGCCGCCCAACGATCATTCCCTACACCGCAACGAAGGGCGCAGTGAAGATGATGACGCGCGGCATGGCCGCCGAGCTCGGCAAGCACAACATTCAGGTCAACGCGATCGGCCCCGGCTATTTCACGACTGAGCTCAACAAGGCGCTGATCGAGAATGAAGAGTTCAACAGCTGGGTGAAGAACCGCACGCCGGCCGGCCGCTGGGGCGACACCGACGAGTTGATCGGCGCCGCCGTGTTCCTCGCATCAAAGGCGTCGGACTATGTCAACGGCCATCTGCTGATGGTCGATGGCGGACTGACCAGCGTCGTGTGA
- a CDS encoding ABC transporter permease, which yields MTLAADAVISAPPVQTPDSPMRRAWIRLRRRKGAMVALVILLVILALAVFAPWIAPFDPAKQSWSAVRKAPSAIYWFGTDEVGRDLFSRVIFGARASLMAGVISVCIALGLGAPLGLAAGYLGGWVDAIISRIADAMLACPFLILAIALAAFLGPSLTNAMIAIGVTATPIFVRLTRGQVLSVKVEDYVEAARAVGNSSLRIAVRHILPNIMPQLIVQATITIATAIIAEAALSFLGLGQQPPAPSWGSMLNVAQRFLSNAPWMAIFPGVAIFITVLSFNLLGDGLRDALDPRAK from the coding sequence ATGACTCTCGCCGCTGACGCCGTCATTTCAGCTCCGCCCGTGCAGACGCCGGACAGTCCGATGCGGCGCGCCTGGATCAGGCTGCGCCGGCGCAAGGGCGCCATGGTCGCGCTCGTCATTCTTCTCGTGATCCTCGCGCTCGCGGTTTTTGCGCCCTGGATCGCGCCCTTCGATCCCGCCAAGCAGAGCTGGAGCGCGGTGCGCAAGGCGCCGTCGGCGATCTACTGGTTTGGAACCGATGAAGTCGGCCGCGATCTCTTCTCGCGCGTGATTTTCGGCGCGCGCGCTTCTTTGATGGCGGGCGTGATTTCCGTCTGCATCGCGCTGGGGCTTGGCGCACCGTTGGGTCTTGCCGCTGGCTATCTCGGCGGCTGGGTCGACGCCATCATCAGCCGCATCGCCGATGCAATGCTGGCCTGCCCATTCCTCATTCTTGCGATAGCGCTCGCTGCGTTTCTGGGGCCGAGTCTCACCAATGCGATGATTGCCATCGGCGTCACCGCGACGCCGATCTTCGTGCGGTTGACGCGCGGGCAGGTGCTGTCCGTGAAGGTCGAGGATTATGTCGAGGCGGCGCGTGCAGTCGGCAATTCGAGCTTGCGCATCGCGGTCCGCCATATCCTGCCGAACATCATGCCGCAACTCATCGTGCAGGCGACGATCACCATCGCGACCGCGATCATCGCAGAGGCGGCGCTGTCATTCCTCGGCCTTGGTCAGCAACCGCCGGCGCCATCCTGGGGCAGCATGCTCAACGTGGCGCAGCGCTTTCTCTCGAATGCGCCATGGATGGCGATCTTTCCCGGCGTCGCCATCTTCATCACGGTGCTGTCGTTCAATCTTCTTGGCGACGGCCTGCGCGACGCGCTCGATCCACGCGCGAAGTAG
- a CDS encoding ABC transporter ATP-binding protein, whose translation MSAFLKVENVSKTFAPRLSLGERVAAALGGAVETRAVHAVDRVSFEIARGETLGLVGESGCGKSTLGRVVAGIHEPTSGRITLDGAPVMSGGRKLTTRVQTVFQDPFSSLNPRIRIGDIIAEGPIAHGLTTKANAVAYARDWLGTVGLDPDFVSRFPHQFSGGQRQRVAIARALAMKPDLLVCDEPVASLDVSIQAQIINLFLRLRRELNLTMLFISHDIGVVRHLCDRIAIMYLGRIVEIGTAAEVHEAPQHPYSQALLDSVPKLVIQDGAIVEFKPIAGELPSPLSPPKGCHFHARCPHTMSICRTTAPDLRAAPSGALAACHLIEKAAAAA comes from the coding sequence ATGAGCGCGTTCCTGAAGGTCGAGAATGTCTCCAAGACTTTCGCGCCGCGACTGTCGCTAGGCGAGCGCGTCGCAGCCGCGCTCGGCGGCGCGGTCGAAACGCGCGCCGTTCATGCGGTCGATCGCGTGTCCTTCGAGATCGCGCGCGGCGAGACGCTGGGGCTCGTCGGCGAATCGGGTTGCGGCAAATCGACATTGGGCCGCGTCGTCGCCGGCATCCACGAGCCGACATCGGGACGCATCACGCTTGACGGCGCGCCAGTGATGAGCGGCGGGCGGAAGCTGACGACGCGCGTGCAGACCGTCTTTCAGGATCCGTTCTCGTCGCTCAATCCGCGCATCCGCATCGGCGACATCATCGCGGAGGGACCGATCGCGCATGGGCTGACGACAAAGGCGAACGCCGTCGCCTATGCGCGCGACTGGCTGGGCACGGTCGGCCTTGATCCTGATTTCGTCTCACGCTTTCCGCATCAATTTTCCGGCGGCCAGAGGCAGCGCGTCGCGATCGCGCGCGCGCTTGCGATGAAGCCCGATCTTCTCGTTTGCGACGAACCCGTCGCATCGCTCGACGTGTCGATCCAGGCGCAGATCATCAATCTCTTCCTGCGTCTGCGTCGTGAACTCAATCTCACCATGCTGTTCATCAGCCACGACATCGGCGTGGTGCGTCATCTCTGCGACCGGATCGCGATCATGTATCTCGGCCGCATCGTCGAGATCGGCACGGCGGCTGAGGTGCATGAAGCGCCGCAGCATCCCTATTCGCAGGCGCTGCTCGATTCCGTGCCGAAACTGGTGATCCAGGACGGCGCGATCGTTGAGTTCAAGCCGATCGCCGGCGAACTGCCCTCGCCGCTCTCGCCGCCGAAGGGTTGCCATTTCCATGCGCGATGCCCCCATACGATGTCGATATGCCGAACGACGGCGCCGGATTTGCGCGCCGCGCCGTCCGGCGCGCTGGCCGCCTGCCATCTGATCGAGAAAGCTGCGGCCGCGGCCTGA
- a CDS encoding ABC transporter permease: protein MELVGLRAFWRDFRESRIATAALIVVALILLLAILAPYFTPQNPYDIAKLDLSDARRPPGFVGSGGYAHWLGTDAQGRDLWSAILYGLRISLQMGLIAGAVALSCGATLGVLAAYLGGRAEAFIMRIIDLQLSFPAILLALVLSALLGQGKTQLIIALVTAQYAYFARTAHGAATAERSKDYVEAALSTPMPTYAVVFRHILPNCLPPLIVVATVQIANAISLEATLSFLGLGLPATEPSLGMLISNGFQYMLSGRYWISIYPGVALIILIVAINLVGDQIRDQLNPRLRR, encoded by the coding sequence ATGGAGCTTGTCGGCCTGCGCGCGTTCTGGCGCGACTTCCGCGAAAGTCGCATCGCGACCGCGGCGCTGATCGTCGTCGCACTGATCCTGCTGCTCGCGATTCTCGCGCCTTATTTCACGCCGCAAAATCCTTATGACATCGCCAAACTCGATCTCTCGGACGCGCGGCGGCCGCCGGGCTTCGTCGGCTCCGGAGGCTATGCGCACTGGCTCGGCACCGACGCGCAGGGCCGCGATCTCTGGTCGGCCATTCTCTATGGCCTGCGCATCTCGCTGCAGATGGGGCTCATCGCCGGCGCAGTGGCGCTAAGCTGCGGCGCGACGCTTGGCGTGCTCGCGGCCTATCTCGGCGGTCGGGCGGAAGCCTTCATCATGCGGATCATTGATCTGCAACTTTCCTTCCCCGCGATCCTGCTCGCGCTCGTGCTTTCCGCCCTGCTCGGGCAAGGCAAGACGCAGCTCATCATCGCACTCGTCACCGCGCAGTACGCCTATTTCGCGCGCACCGCTCATGGCGCCGCGACAGCCGAACGCAGCAAGGATTATGTCGAAGCCGCGCTGTCGACGCCGATGCCGACCTACGCCGTGGTGTTCCGCCACATCCTGCCGAACTGCCTGCCGCCGCTGATCGTCGTCGCGACCGTGCAGATCGCCAATGCGATCTCGCTCGAGGCCACCCTGTCCTTTCTCGGCCTAGGCCTGCCGGCGACGGAGCCGTCGCTCGGCATGCTGATCTCGAACGGCTTTCAATACATGCTGTCCGGCCGCTACTGGATATCGATCTATCCCGGCGTCGCGTTGATTATCCTCATCGTCGCGATCAATCTCGTCGGCGATCAGATCCGCGACCAGCTCAATCCGAGGCTGAGACGATGA
- a CDS encoding ABC transporter permease has protein sequence MASLLARRLLQLLPTVFCVSVLIFLLQQLLPGDPALVMAGEDRDPEVIAQIRRQYRLDQPLPIQYLFWIKGVLVGDLGESIRLKMPVSELVLQKLPVTLQLATMAIIIALVIGVTAGVISAVKRDSWVDYLVNVVSLWGISTPNFWLGIMLILFFSVQLGWLPASGYVSPFEDLGMSLKTTIMPAFVLGNALAGVLMRHTRAAMLQALDSDYVRTARAKGLFEQTVVIKHAMRNALTPVITLGALEFGTLLSGAVLTEQIFTIPGFGKLIVDAVFNRDYAVVQGVVLVTATTYILLNLLADIGYILVNPRLRQ, from the coding sequence ATGGCGTCGCTTCTCGCCCGGAGGTTGTTGCAGCTGTTGCCGACGGTGTTCTGCGTGTCGGTGCTCATTTTTCTGCTGCAGCAGTTGCTGCCGGGCGATCCCGCGCTCGTCATGGCCGGCGAGGATCGCGACCCCGAAGTGATCGCGCAGATTCGCCGGCAATATCGACTCGATCAGCCGCTCCCCATCCAGTATCTCTTCTGGATCAAGGGCGTGTTGGTCGGCGATCTCGGCGAATCCATACGGCTCAAGATGCCGGTGTCCGAGCTCGTGCTGCAGAAGCTGCCGGTGACGCTGCAGCTCGCGACCATGGCGATCATTATCGCGCTGGTGATCGGCGTCACCGCCGGCGTGATCTCCGCGGTGAAGCGCGATTCCTGGGTCGACTATCTCGTCAATGTGGTGTCGCTCTGGGGCATCTCGACGCCGAATTTCTGGCTCGGGATCATGCTGATCCTTTTCTTCTCGGTGCAACTCGGTTGGCTGCCGGCGTCAGGCTATGTCAGCCCGTTCGAGGATTTGGGGATGTCGCTCAAGACGACGATCATGCCGGCCTTTGTTTTAGGGAACGCGCTCGCCGGCGTGCTGATGCGACATACGCGCGCGGCGATGCTGCAGGCGCTCGACAGCGATTATGTCCGCACGGCGCGCGCGAAAGGCTTGTTCGAGCAGACCGTCGTGATCAAGCACGCCATGCGCAACGCGTTGACGCCCGTGATCACGCTGGGCGCGCTTGAATTCGGCACGCTCTTGTCTGGCGCGGTGCTCACCGAACAGATCTTCACGATTCCGGGCTTCGGCAAGCTGATTGTCGACGCAGTCTTCAACCGGGATTACGCCGTCGTGCAGGGCGTCGTGCTGGTCACGGCCACGACCTACATCCTGCTCAATCTGTTGGCCGATATCGGCTACATCCTTGTCAATCCAAGGCTCCGGCAATGA
- a CDS encoding ABC transporter substrate-binding protein translates to MKHLARAAFAVFALTAGALSASAQTHLRIGLAEDPDVLDPSLARTYVGRIVFASICDKLFDIDEKLNVVPQLALSSETSDDGKQVLIKLRPGVKFHDGEAFDAEAAKFSLERHMNMQGSFRKPEVSSIEKVEVVDPLTIKLVLKAPFSPLIAQLTDRAGMMVSPKAAKEAGDKFGLKPVCAGPYKFVERVQQDRIVVEKFADYWNKANVFIDKITYLPVTDSTVRLANLRAGQLDLIERPLATDLKDMRADPKLKVATALELGYRSLNLNVGKGDASKVFADKRIREALSLAIDRKALNDVVFNGEFVPGNQWVSPKHPYYQESVPVPARDLARAKKLIAESGVSTPIAIDLMTPNNPETRQVAEILQAMTAEAGFDMKIRVTEFATSLNEAEAGRYQGYLIGWSGRTDPDGNIYTFAKTGQPNNYSAYSDPEVDAALDEARLKSSVPDRKAVYGKIVKKLTTEGGIIYLYHVQNIITYSARLEGFKPISDGLVRVVGLKFKS, encoded by the coding sequence ATGAAACATCTCGCCCGCGCCGCATTCGCAGTTTTCGCGCTGACGGCAGGCGCCTTGTCCGCATCGGCGCAGACGCATTTGCGCATCGGCCTTGCGGAAGATCCTGATGTGCTTGATCCATCGCTGGCGCGCACTTACGTCGGCCGCATCGTCTTCGCATCGATCTGCGACAAGCTGTTTGACATCGATGAGAAGCTCAACGTCGTGCCGCAGCTCGCGCTCTCGAGCGAGACGTCGGACGATGGCAAGCAGGTGCTGATCAAGCTCCGCCCCGGCGTGAAATTCCATGACGGAGAGGCCTTCGACGCCGAAGCCGCGAAGTTCTCGCTTGAGCGGCACATGAATATGCAGGGCTCGTTCCGCAAGCCGGAAGTGTCCTCGATCGAGAAAGTGGAGGTCGTCGATCCTCTCACCATCAAGCTTGTTCTCAAGGCGCCGTTCTCGCCGCTGATCGCGCAGCTCACCGATCGCGCCGGCATGATGGTGTCGCCGAAGGCGGCGAAGGAGGCGGGCGACAAGTTTGGCTTGAAGCCGGTATGCGCCGGCCCCTACAAGTTCGTCGAGCGCGTGCAGCAGGATCGCATCGTGGTCGAGAAGTTCGCCGACTACTGGAACAAGGCGAATGTCTTTATCGACAAGATCACCTATTTGCCGGTTACCGATTCGACCGTGCGCCTCGCCAATCTGCGCGCCGGCCAGCTTGACCTGATCGAGCGCCCGCTGGCGACCGATCTCAAGGATATGCGCGCTGATCCCAAGCTGAAGGTCGCGACCGCGCTCGAGCTCGGCTATCGCAGCCTCAACCTCAACGTCGGCAAGGGTGACGCTTCGAAAGTCTTCGCCGACAAGCGCATTCGCGAAGCGTTGTCGCTGGCGATCGATCGCAAGGCGCTCAACGATGTCGTGTTCAACGGCGAATTCGTGCCGGGCAATCAGTGGGTCAGTCCGAAGCACCCCTATTATCAGGAAAGCGTTCCGGTTCCGGCGCGCGATCTCGCGCGCGCCAAGAAGCTGATCGCAGAGTCCGGCGTGTCGACGCCGATCGCGATTGATCTCATGACGCCGAACAACCCTGAGACGCGGCAGGTCGCCGAGATTCTTCAGGCGATGACGGCGGAAGCCGGATTCGACATGAAGATCAGGGTGACTGAATTCGCGACCTCGTTGAACGAGGCGGAAGCGGGCCGCTATCAGGGCTATCTTATCGGATGGTCGGGTCGCACCGATCCCGACGGCAATATCTACACCTTCGCCAAGACCGGCCAACCGAACAATTACAGCGCTTACTCCGATCCGGAGGTCGATGCGGCGCTTGACGAGGCGCGCCTCAAGTCAAGCGTGCCGGATCGCAAGGCCGTCTATGGCAAGATCGTGAAGAAGCTGACGACCGAAGGCGGCATCATCTACCTCTATCACGTCCAGAACATCATCACCTACAGCGCGCGTCTTGAAGGCTTCAAGCCGATCTCGGACGGGCTCGTTCGCGTTGTCGGGCTGAAGTTCAAGAGCTGA
- a CDS encoding ABC transporter ATP-binding protein — protein MMDAPLLDVRDLKIGFRAHDGRRTRAVDGISFQARRGRTLGVVGESGCGKSVTSLSVMGLLPKASAEIEGEILFEGKDLRKISEDELRDLRGNRIAMIFQEPMTSLNPSFTIGDQITEGYRRHRKANAKQAEERAIEMLRRVRIPNPEQRFHEYPHRLSGGMRQRAMIAMALACDPELLIADEPTTALDVTIQAQILDLMRALREESGAAIILITHDLGVVAEVCDDVIVMYAGEIVERAPVAELFRFPQHPYTIGLMGSLPRLDVRKERLAAIEGAVPDMSRPPQGCRFAARCAFADANCRANPPPMVEPSPGRMSRCWKAPLERLVA, from the coding sequence CTGATGGATGCGCCCCTGCTCGATGTGCGCGATTTGAAGATTGGCTTTCGCGCGCATGATGGCAGGCGCACGCGCGCCGTCGATGGAATCAGTTTTCAGGCGCGTCGCGGCCGCACGCTCGGCGTTGTCGGCGAATCCGGCTGCGGCAAGAGCGTGACCTCGCTCTCGGTGATGGGGCTTCTGCCGAAAGCGTCCGCCGAAATCGAAGGCGAGATCCTGTTCGAGGGAAAGGATCTCCGGAAGATATCCGAGGACGAGTTGCGCGATCTGCGCGGCAATCGCATCGCCATGATCTTTCAGGAGCCGATGACGTCGCTCAACCCGTCCTTCACCATCGGCGACCAGATCACCGAAGGTTACAGGCGCCATCGCAAGGCGAATGCGAAACAGGCGGAAGAGCGCGCCATCGAGATGCTGCGCCGCGTGCGCATTCCCAATCCCGAACAGCGTTTCCACGAATATCCGCATCGCCTGTCCGGAGGCATGCGTCAGCGCGCGATGATCGCCATGGCGCTCGCCTGCGATCCCGAATTGCTGATCGCGGACGAGCCGACGACTGCGCTCGACGTCACCATTCAGGCGCAGATTCTCGATCTGATGCGCGCGTTGCGTGAGGAATCCGGCGCGGCGATCATTCTCATCACCCATGATCTCGGCGTCGTCGCCGAAGTGTGCGATGATGTGATCGTGATGTATGCCGGCGAGATCGTGGAGCGCGCGCCGGTCGCCGAGCTTTTCCGCTTTCCCCAGCATCCCTACACGATCGGCCTCATGGGCTCGCTGCCGCGCCTTGATGTGCGCAAGGAGCGGCTGGCGGCGATCGAAGGCGCTGTGCCCGATATGAGCCGGCCGCCGCAAGGCTGCCGCTTCGCCGCGCGCTGCGCCTTCGCCGATGCGAACTGCCGCGCCAATCCGCCGCCGATGGTCGAGCCTTCGCCCGGCCGCATGTCGCGCTGCTGGAAGGCGCCGCTGGAAAGGCTCGTCGCATGA